GGCGGCTCGGGCAGCGACTGCGGGTCTGGGGGCACGGGGGTGTCCTCGTGCTCAACCACCGACGCTCCGTGCTGCGCATCCCACGGCGGCACCACGTTGATGCTCACCGGGCCGCTGATGAGCGGCGTCCCCGCGTCTCTCACGTCCAGTCCCAAGAGCGTCGCGTTGCGCGAGCGGTTGCGAAGCCACGTGTCCTGCGCGCGCAGGTCGCCGTCCATCACCTTGGGCCAGATCGCCGACGCTGCAGCGTCAAGCCGCTCGGCCTCCAGCACGCGCACCTCACCCGCCTGCTCGCGGATCGCGTCGGCGTTTCTCGCCATCGCCCGGGCGACCGCCTCCAGGGCGCTCTGCTTGGTGATCCCGCGGCGCCGGCCGATCTCCTCGAAGGTGCAGCCGTCGGCCCGCGTTCATCGAGGTGATCGGCGCCGAGCCCGAGGAGCCGATCTCGGCGGTGGAGGTGCCGATCACGGCAAAATAGGGCTGTGCTCGTGCTCTTCGATATCGACGGCACCCTCCTGCATGGTCGTCCGGAGGGCCACACCCGGGCCATGGTGGATGCCATGGCCCTGGTGTGGGACGTGCCGGCGGGGCCCGATGACGTGTGGCGCGTGGATCCCCCCGGGCGCACCGATCGCGAGATCGCGCGCCTGGTGCTGCATGCCCACGGCGTGGGCGATGGGGAGATCGACGCCGGCATGGCCGAGTGGATGCTCATCGCCGCCCGGGTGCACGAGGAGGTGGCCGGCGATCATCCGGCCCCGGTGGCGGCCCCCGATGCCGCCCGGGTGACCGGCGCGCTACGCGATGCCGCTGCGGAGATCGCCCTGCTCACTGGCAACCTCGAGCCCATCGGCCGGGCGAAGGTTGCGGCGGCCGGCCTCGGCGGGCGGTTCGGCCCAGGCGGCGGGTTCGGTTCGGATGCCGAGGCGCGGGCCGACCTGGTGGGGGTTGCCCGCTCGCGCGCGTCGGGGAACTATCGTGATGATGAGGTGGTGATCGTGGGCGACACTCCCCGTGATATCGAAGCCGCGCGCGCGGCCGGCGTGCGCGTGGTGGCCGTGACAACCGGTGCGTTCGGGCCTGACGCCCTCGCCGGTGCCGACGGGGTTGCCGACGGCCTCACCGGAGCGCTGGCCTTGATCACGAGCTGATATTCCCGCCGCGGGTTGACGTGCGCGTGGCACATGTCGGCGTAGCAATCCCGGGCGCGGCACGGGCTCCGGATGGCCCCGGCCCCGTCGGTGACGCTTGTACGCGCGGCGAAGCCTCCCGGCCCCACTTGCTCCCGATGCACAAGGAGCCCCGGCGCGGCCGTCCATAGCGTCAGGGGTGCTACGGGGAGCCGATCGCTCCCCGCAAGGTTCCCTACGAAGGAGTTGCGCACATGCGCCTGAGGTCAATCCGGACGACAGCGCTGGCAGCGGGAGTCCTGCTGCTCGCCGCTCCTGGCCTGGCCGTGGCACAGGACGATGGACCGACGCCCACCGATATCGCGGTGAACTCGATTTGGGTGGTACTCGGGGCGATCCTCGTGCTGTTCATGCAGGCCGGCTTCGCGATGCTCGAGATCGGCCTCTCGCGCATGAAGAACGCCGGCGCCGTGGCGGGAAAGATCGTCATCAACCTTTCAATCGCCCTCCTGATGTTCTGGGCCACGGGATTCGCCTTGGCATTCGGCGACGGTAGTGGGATCTCGGGCGAGATGGGCTGGTTCCTGAACGCCACCGACGCCTCGGCCGACACCAATTCGCTCGGCCTGAACTCCTTCATGAATGCGGTCGGCGCCTACAACATCCCGGTCGAGGCGTTCTTCTTCTTCCAGGTCGTGTTCTGCGCGGTGTCGCTGGCGATCGTCTTCGGCACCATGCTCGACCGCACGAAATTCATCGGATACGTCATCTTCGCCGTGTTCTTCACGGGGCTGATCTACCCGATCGTCGCCCACTGGACCTGGGGCGGTGGCTGGCTTGCCAAGGACGGCTTCCTCGACTTCGCCGGATCCTCGATCGTGCACCTGCAGGGCGCCACTGCAGCCCTCGTGGGCACGTTGATACTCGGGCCGCGCATCGGGAAGTTCAGGGGGGGCAGGGCACAACCGATACCTGGCCACTCGATACCGATCTTCATCCTGGGCGTGTTCATCCTGTGGGTGGGCTGGATGGGCTTCAACGCCGGATCCACCCTGGGCGCGGTCGGCCTGAACTTCGCCGACATCGCAGTGAACACCAACCTGGCGGCGGCGGCAGGCGTGATCGGCGCCACCATCGGATCGCTGTTCATGTTCAAGACGCTTGACGTCTCGCAGATGGGCAACGGCGCGATCGCCGCCCTCGTGGCCATCACGGCCCCGTGTGCCTTCGTCGACCCATGGGCGGCCGTGCTCATCGGCCTCGTCGCCGGCGTCATCGTGCCGCCGCTCGTCGTGCTCATCGACAAGATCCGCGTGGACGATCCTGTCGGGGCAATCCCGGTGCACGGCGTCGCCGGCATCTGGGGCACCTTGGCCATCGGCTTGTTCGCGACCGAGGGCCGCATCGGGGAGCTCGGCGTTAGTCCCGGCCTGCTGATGGGTGGAACCGCCCAGCAGCTGTGGGTGCAGTTCTACGGCATCGTCGCGACCATCGCCTTCACCGGCGCGGCCTCGCTCATCGTGTTCCTGCTCATCAAGTACACGGTTGGCCTGAGGGTGAGTGAGCAGGATGAGCTCGCCGGCCTGGACATCGCAGAGCACGGGATGTACGGGTATCCTGAGCAGTTCATCGAGGTGCCCGGCGCCTTCCCGGAAGGTGCCCGGGGCATGGATCTGGCGAACCTCGGCGTGCGAACGCCGAGCACGGACTGAGGGGGTTCGGACGTGAAGAAGATCGAGGCGTTCATCCGCCACGAGTCGTTCGAGGAGATCCGCACCAGGCTGTCGGCCATGGGGCTTCCCTCGATGTCGATCAGCGAGGTCAAGGGCTCCGGCCGCCAGGGCGGGTACACCGAGAGCTATCGCGGTGCAAAGGCCACCATCTTCATGCGACCAAAGCTGAAGATGGAGATGGTGGTGAACGATGCCGATGTGGATCGCGCCGTCGACGTGGTCCTCGAGCTGGCCCACACGGGCGAGCCGGGGGACGGCAAGATCTTCATCATCCCGGTGGATGACGCCGTGCGCGTGCGCACCGGGGAACGCGGGGACATCGTCCTCGCGCCGCATCCCGAGGACGCGGCCTAGCCCATCCTCACCGGAGAGGCCTTATGGGGGCCCCCGTCCGCGATGGGCGGGGGCTCCCTGTCGCCTCCCTCGGGCGCTTCGGCGGGCAGGACCAGCGTGAAGCGCGCCCCGCCGCGGGGCGATTCGCCCGCTGAAAGGTCCCCGCCCAGCGCGCGCGCGAGCGACCGCGCGATGGCAAGGCCGAGGCCGGATCCCACCTGGCCCTCGGGGGTCTCCTCCGAGGTGAACGGCTCGAAGATCGCCTCGCGACGCCCGGGGTCGATGCCCGGCCCACTATCGGACACCTCCACCACCACGCCGCCGCCGGGGCGCGCTGCGCCCGACACGGTGACCGTGCCGCCCTCGGGGGTCCACCGGATGGCGTTGTCGATCAGGTTGCCGATCGCCTGCTGCACGCGGCCGGCATCGGTGGTGATCTCCGGGAGGTCGTCGATGGCGGTGACCAGGGCCACGCCCTTGGCATCGGCTGCGGGCGACAGCGCGTCGGCGGCGGCGCGCAGCGGATCTGCCGCCGGCGTGCGTGCCAGGTTCACCCGGAACCGTTCGGCGTCCATGCGCGCGAGGTCGAGCAGGTCGGTCACCAGCACCTCGAGTCGGTTGGCCTCTGACGCGATGGCCCCGAGCGATCGGGGCACGGCGTCGTCCGGCACCACGCCGTCCGACAGCGCCAGCGCGTGGCCGCGGATTGCCGTGAGCGGGGTGCGCAGGTCGTGGGTGACGCGCATGAGGAACTCACGCGCGATGCGGTCGCGCCTGGCGAGCTGCTGCACCATGGCGTTGAACGATCGCGCCACGGCGTCGAGCTCCTCCGCGCCGCCTTCGGCCACCGTGGCCTGCAGGTCGCCCTCGGCCACCTGGCGCGCCGCCTGCTCGAGCTCGCGCAGCGGGCGCGTGGTCCGGCGGGTGATCCACAGCACCAGCCCCACCGCCACCACGAGCCCGGCGAGCACGGCCAGCAGCACCGGAATGATGATGTTGCCCCATGCCGCCGCGACCTCGGCCTGGGGCCGGGTGAGCACGATGGCGCCCAGATAGCGGCCGTTGACGAGCACCGGCGCCGCTGCGCCGAATGTGGGGGTGCGCGCCCCGCTGGGAGTGAAGCCGAAGAGCTGCGAGCCGTCTCGCACGATCGCCTCGGGGTCAAGGTCGCGGGCCACGGTCTCGGGGAGGCCGCCGAACGGGTCGGCGGCGCCGGGGGAGAGGGCCAGCCCCACGTAGTAGAGCCTGGTCCCCTGCCCCGCCAGCTCCTCGAGGTTGCCGATGGGCTCGCGGGTGCTGAACTGCTGCCCGGTCTCGAGCGCGGTGGACGCGCGCTCAGACACGATGCTCGCCACGGCCTGGGCCTGGCGGTTGAGCTCGTCCTTGGCCTGCGTGGTTGCCTGGCCGCGGATGAGCGATACGCCCACGGCGACGAAGAGCACCGCCGCCACGAGAAGCCCGCCGATTGCGCCGAGCGCGACGTGCCCCCAGAGGGTCGCCCACGGCCGCCGGCGTGCCGGCGGCGCGTTCACCGCCGGGCCGGGACCTTGTACCCGGTGCCCCACACGGTCTCGATCGGGCACGCGTCACCGAGTTTGCGGCGCAGCTGGCGCACGTGCACGTCGATCGTACGGCTGTCACCGAGGAAGGTGTAGCCCCACACCCTCTCGAGCAGCTGCTCGCGGCTCAGCACGAGGCCGCGGGCCTGCACCAGCGCCGTGAGCAGGTCGAACTCCTTGGGCGTGAGGGCGACCTCCTCGCCCTTCACGAACACCTCGCGCGGCCCCACCTCGATGCGCAGGTCATCCACCTCGAGCACCGGTGGCATGTCGGCATCCAGCGACTCGGCCGGGGCGTCGGCGCGGCGCAGCACGGCGCGCACGCGCGCCACGAGCTCGCGGGGGTCGAAGGGCTTGGTCACGTAGTCGTCGGCGCCGAGTTCCAGGCCCACCACCTTGTCGACGGCATCGTCCCGCGCGGTGAGCATGAGGATCGGCATGCCGCCCCCGCCCTGCCGGACGCGCCGCGTCACCTCGAAGCCGTCGACCCCGGGAAGGTTCAGGTCGAGCAGCAGCAGGTCGGGCCGCTCCTTCTCGATGCTCTCGAGGGCGTCGTCGCCGCGCCCGGCGATCTGTACCCGGAACCCGGCCGCCTCGAGGTACATCTTCGCGAACGACGCGATGTTCGGCTCGTCCTCCGCAATCAGGATGAACGGCTGTTCGTCGGTGGAGGCCATGGCGTGCGCCAAGGTTACCCTCGGGCGGGGCGCGGCGTCTGCCGCAGGGGCAGCGTGAGGGGCCTGAGCGGCCACGTCCGGGCCGGCTGGCTGTTCACGCGGAAGGTGCCCACGCCGTCGAGGCGCACGGTGCCGGTGCCGGTGATCGAGAGCGTCACGTTGCCGTCACCGCGGAACGAGGCCACGAGGTCGCGTCCCTCGATCGAGAACATCTCCCGTGCCTGCGGCTCGAACGCGAGCTTACGCGGGGGAGTACCGGGGCGGCCAGCCGACTTGCCATCGCGCGGCTGCGGCCTGAGCAGCTGTCGTCCGCCGGCGATCACCCGGGCGTCGCCCGCGCGGTCGGTGACGCGCACCTGCATGCCGCCCACGTCGCCGAACGCAAGGAAGTTGCCGTTCACCCGCACGTCGCCGGCGCCGTCCACGTAGATCTGGCCGCCCGCCGTGCGTTGCAGTGCCGTATGCGCCGGCGCATCGGCGTGCGCGCCCGGGGGGTGCGCGGCCGCGAGCGCGGGCACCGATGGGACGGCCGCCACGGCCGCGACGATGGCAAGGGATCGGACCACGCCTGAATGGTTCCTCGCCCGCGCGTACGGCGCGAGGGGCAGGACGTAAGGGGTTTGTTAGCCCTTCCGGCCGCTAGGGCTCGAGATTGATGCCCTCTTCCACCTTCACGGGCTCCTGCACGGGCTGCTCGATGGCCATGGTCTCCTCCACGGGCGCCACGGGCGCGGCGGCCTGGGTCGCAGTGGCTGCCTCGCCCTCGGGCACGGGGCGCGGGCCATCTCCCATGTATGCCCAGATGAGCTCGCCGCACTCCGGGCACGATGGCAGCGTGCCGCGATTGCTGATGCGGAACTGGCATGTGACGCAGGCAAAGATGCCGGGCACCTTCTGGCCCGCGTGGTAGCAGGGCTTGCCGATTCGCTGCTCGGCCTGCTGTGCGCCCTGAACGGGCGTTAGCTTCGGTCCCTGGTTGCCCGCCGTCCTGCCCGGCCCCTGGGTGGGTCCGCTTGTGCCCATCGCCTTACCCCCGGTCACGTATATCCTGCCTACGGGCTCGATCCTACCGCGCGAACACCGGCCCCAAGATATCGATGGCGCGGTCGGAGGTCGGCGAATGCGCGTCGCATGTGCGCAGATCAACACGGTGGTGGGGGACCTCGAGGGGAATGTCGTGCGCGTGCGCGAGTCTCTCGCTCGCGCACGCGAGCGTGGGGCGTCGCTCGTCCTCACCCCTGAGTTGGCGCTCACCGGATACCCGCCGGAAGACCTCCTCCTCAGGCCGTCGTTCGGCGATGCCTCTCGCACGGCCCTCGAGGAGCTTGCGCGGGACGTCACTGAATGCGTGGCAATCATCGGCTTCGTCGAGCACGACGAGGACGTCCACAACTCGGCAGCGGTCCTCGCGGACGGACGGGTCCAGGCGATCTACCGCAAGCGCTTTCTCCCGAACTACGGGGTCTTCGACGAGGCTCGCTACTTCAGGGCGGGCACGCGGCCCATGGTCCTCGATATCGAGGGCGCCCGCGTGGGAATCGCGATCTGCGAGGACATCTGGTACCTGGCACCGGTTGCCGCCGAGCTCGCCGAGGCACGACTTGACCTGATCGCCTGCATCTCGTCGTCCCCGTTCCACCTCGCGAAGGGCGATGGCCGCGAGCGCATGCTGCAGACGCGCGCCTATGACAGCTCGGCCGCCCTGGCCTACTGCAACCAGGTCGGTGGTCAGGATGACCTCGTCTTCGATGGCCGTTCGGTGGTAATCGACGCGGCTGGTGACCTCATCGCGCGCTCCCCGGTGTTTGAAGAGGATCTGCTCATCGCGGACATTCCCCTCGACATGGCAGCCGGTCGCCGCCTGCGGGAGCCCCTGCTGCGCCGCGTCCCGGTGTCGGATGCCTATGCCCCCGTCATGATCGAGTCGCGCCCAGCCCCGGATCCCGTGGGCGACCCGGACACGGTGGCGCCGATGCCATCGGACGAGGGCGAACTGTGGGGCGCACTGGTGACGGGCATTCGGGACTACGTCGGGAAGAACGGGTTTCCGGGGGTCATCCTGGGGCTGTCCGGGGGCATCGACTCCGCACTTACCGCAGCCCTTGCGGTGGATTCCCTCGGTCCTGACCGAGTTCGCGGCGTCGCGATGCCATCAGTCTTCACCAGCGGGCAGAGCACGGATGATGCCGGGACGCTTGCCGACTCCTTGGGCATCCGGCTCGACGTCATCCCCATCGCACCCATCGTGGACGCCTTCGAGGTGCAACTTGCCGAGGTATTTGAGGGTAGGCCACGCGATGTGGCCGAGGAGAACGTGCAGGCTCGGGTGCGCGGGACGCTACTGATGGCGATCAGCAACAAGCACGGCGACATGGTGCTGGCCACCGGCAACAAGAGTGAGATGTCGGTGGGCTACTCGACGATCTACGGCGACATGGCCGGCGGTTTCGCGCCGCTGCGCGACGTGTCGAAGACGTGGGTGTATCGACTGGCGTCGTGGCGGAACCGCGAGGCGGGCAGGGAGGTAATACCGCAGGCCACCATTGAGCGTCCGCCAACCGCCGAGCTGCGACCCGACCAACGCGACTCGGACTCGCTTCCCGATTACGGAGTGCTCGATCCCATCCTGGAGCTCTACATCGAGCAGGACCTGCCGCCGGCGGCCATTGTCGAGCGTGGTTATGCGCAGGATGCCGTGGAAAGAGTGGCGGGGCTGGTTGACCGCGCCGAGTACAAGCGGCGCCAAGGGCCTCCCGGCATCAAGACCACTCCGCGGGCCTTCGGACGCGACCGGCGGATGCCCATCACCAATCGCTTTGGCGCGCGGTAGCGAGCGTTCTCGCTGGGCGGCGAAGGCGCTGGCGGCCGCGGCCGCATCGGCGCTGCTCGCCATGCCCGCCATCGCGCCGGCCGGTGCCCCACGGCTGGCCAACGGGCCCGGCGGGGCGTCGCTGCTCGTGACGTTCCGCGATGTGCCCACGGCCGACGCCGCGCGCGCCGCGCTCGAGG
The sequence above is drawn from the Actinomycetota bacterium genome and encodes:
- a CDS encoding HAD family hydrolase encodes the protein MLVLFDIDGTLLHGRPEGHTRAMVDAMALVWDVPAGPDDVWRVDPPGRTDREIARLVLHAHGVGDGEIDAGMAEWMLIAARVHEEVAGDHPAPVAAPDAARVTGALRDAAAEIALLTGNLEPIGRAKVAAAGLGGRFGPGGGFGSDAEARADLVGVARSRASGNYRDDEVVIVGDTPRDIEAARAAGVRVVAVTTGAFGPDALAGADGVADGLTGALALITS
- a CDS encoding ammonium transporter, encoding MRLRSIRTTALAAGVLLLAAPGLAVAQDDGPTPTDIAVNSIWVVLGAILVLFMQAGFAMLEIGLSRMKNAGAVAGKIVINLSIALLMFWATGFALAFGDGSGISGEMGWFLNATDASADTNSLGLNSFMNAVGAYNIPVEAFFFFQVVFCAVSLAIVFGTMLDRTKFIGYVIFAVFFTGLIYPIVAHWTWGGGWLAKDGFLDFAGSSIVHLQGATAALVGTLILGPRIGKFRGGRAQPIPGHSIPIFILGVFILWVGWMGFNAGSTLGAVGLNFADIAVNTNLAAAAGVIGATIGSLFMFKTLDVSQMGNGAIAALVAITAPCAFVDPWAAVLIGLVAGVIVPPLVVLIDKIRVDDPVGAIPVHGVAGIWGTLAIGLFATEGRIGELGVSPGLLMGGTAQQLWVQFYGIVATIAFTGAASLIVFLLIKYTVGLRVSEQDELAGLDIAEHGMYGYPEQFIEVPGAFPEGARGMDLANLGVRTPSTD
- a CDS encoding P-II family nitrogen regulator — encoded protein: MKKIEAFIRHESFEEIRTRLSAMGLPSMSISEVKGSGRQGGYTESYRGAKATIFMRPKLKMEMVVNDADVDRAVDVVLELAHTGEPGDGKIFIIPVDDAVRVRTGERGDIVLAPHPEDAA
- a CDS encoding HAMP domain-containing histidine kinase, with the protein product MPDRDRVGHRVQGPGPAVNAPPARRRPWATLWGHVALGAIGGLLVAAVLFVAVGVSLIRGQATTQAKDELNRQAQAVASIVSERASTALETGQQFSTREPIGNLEELAGQGTRLYYVGLALSPGAADPFGGLPETVARDLDPEAIVRDGSQLFGFTPSGARTPTFGAAAPVLVNGRYLGAIVLTRPQAEVAAAWGNIIIPVLLAVLAGLVVAVGLVLWITRRTTRPLRELEQAARQVAEGDLQATVAEGGAEELDAVARSFNAMVQQLARRDRIAREFLMRVTHDLRTPLTAIRGHALALSDGVVPDDAVPRSLGAIASEANRLEVLVTDLLDLARMDAERFRVNLARTPAADPLRAAADALSPAADAKGVALVTAIDDLPEITTDAGRVQQAIGNLIDNAIRWTPEGGTVTVSGAARPGGGVVVEVSDSGPGIDPGRREAIFEPFTSEETPEGQVGSGLGLAIARSLARALGGDLSAGESPRGGARFTLVLPAEAPEGGDREPPPIADGGPHKASPVRMG
- a CDS encoding response regulator transcription factor; translation: MASTDEQPFILIAEDEPNIASFAKMYLEAAGFRVQIAGRGDDALESIEKERPDLLLLDLNLPGVDGFEVTRRVRQGGGGMPILMLTARDDAVDKVVGLELGADDYVTKPFDPRELVARVRAVLRRADAPAESLDADMPPVLEVDDLRIEVGPREVFVKGEEVALTPKEFDLLTALVQARGLVLSREQLLERVWGYTFLGDSRTIDVHVRQLRRKLGDACPIETVWGTGYKVPARR
- a CDS encoding NAD+ synthase — its product is MRVACAQINTVVGDLEGNVVRVRESLARARERGASLVLTPELALTGYPPEDLLLRPSFGDASRTALEELARDVTECVAIIGFVEHDEDVHNSAAVLADGRVQAIYRKRFLPNYGVFDEARYFRAGTRPMVLDIEGARVGIAICEDIWYLAPVAAELAEARLDLIACISSSPFHLAKGDGRERMLQTRAYDSSAALAYCNQVGGQDDLVFDGRSVVIDAAGDLIARSPVFEEDLLIADIPLDMAAGRRLREPLLRRVPVSDAYAPVMIESRPAPDPVGDPDTVAPMPSDEGELWGALVTGIRDYVGKNGFPGVILGLSGGIDSALTAALAVDSLGPDRVRGVAMPSVFTSGQSTDDAGTLADSLGIRLDVIPIAPIVDAFEVQLAEVFEGRPRDVAEENVQARVRGTLLMAISNKHGDMVLATGNKSEMSVGYSTIYGDMAGGFAPLRDVSKTWVYRLASWRNREAGREVIPQATIERPPTAELRPDQRDSDSLPDYGVLDPILELYIEQDLPPAAIVERGYAQDAVERVAGLVDRAEYKRRQGPPGIKTTPRAFGRDRRMPITNRFGAR